The Janthinobacterium lividum genome has a window encoding:
- a CDS encoding ABC transporter substrate-binding protein, translating to MKSPWMRRVALLACLATLPLAAVAADAAPAAAPVKTLRYILPAAETGFDPATARDLYSNHITQAVFDTLYTYDYLARPVKVVPGAAAAMPEVSADGKTYTIRLKKGILFTPDAAFGGKRRELTMADYVYSWKRLFDPRLASPHSWLFEGKVVGLDDLAKDAAKSNKLDFSKKVAGLEILDPYTLRITLTKTDFNFPMILAYVPTAAVAREVVDKYGDVKGEVGSNPVGTGYYTLGEWTRGNRIVLNRNPQHLPETWNFMAGDDPDDQRIVRQMQGKRIPAIDRIEISVMIEDQSRWLSFQSGGTDVFWLDGPLAPKALLNGKLRPELAEKGVQLSRLLDPEISYYYWNMEDPTLGGFSKEKIALRRAIAMAHNIDEEIRIIWNGQAKRLDYPIPPGVVGYDPHYKSLLQYDPVLANKLLDKFGYKKGADGWRTLPDGKPLLIRYASRNEANGVLQAEMWRKTYNSLGIRMENDRMIFSDILKTEKQCKMQTRTAPWLADYPDGDNFMQLFYGPNTHQNNNGCYQDPEYDKWYAASQAMPASPERDELFHKMARRLEVNAGALIGYARYRNMLAQKSVQGYKKHPILFQEWAYMDIDSDGAPVAKPAPATAAK from the coding sequence ATGAAGTCACCATGGATGCGGCGCGTGGCGCTGCTCGCCTGCCTGGCCACCCTGCCGCTGGCGGCCGTTGCCGCGGATGCCGCCCCTGCGGCCGCGCCGGTCAAAACCTTGCGCTATATCCTGCCGGCCGCCGAGACGGGCTTCGATCCGGCCACCGCGCGCGACCTGTATTCGAACCACATCACGCAGGCCGTCTTCGACACCCTGTACACCTATGATTACCTGGCACGCCCCGTGAAGGTGGTGCCCGGCGCGGCCGCCGCGATGCCGGAAGTGTCCGCCGACGGCAAGACCTACACCATCCGCCTGAAAAAAGGCATCCTGTTTACGCCGGACGCCGCGTTTGGCGGCAAGCGCCGCGAACTGACGATGGCCGACTACGTGTATTCGTGGAAGCGCCTGTTTGATCCGCGCCTGGCCTCGCCGCACAGCTGGCTGTTCGAAGGCAAGGTGGTGGGGCTGGATGACCTGGCCAAGGACGCGGCCAAGTCGAACAAGCTCGACTTCAGCAAGAAGGTGGCCGGCCTGGAAATCCTCGATCCGTATACCTTGCGCATCACGCTGACCAAGACCGATTTCAATTTCCCCATGATCCTCGCCTACGTGCCGACGGCCGCCGTGGCGCGCGAAGTGGTGGACAAATATGGCGACGTGAAGGGCGAAGTGGGCTCGAATCCCGTCGGCACCGGCTATTACACGCTCGGTGAATGGACGCGCGGCAACCGCATCGTCCTGAACCGCAACCCGCAGCACTTGCCGGAAACGTGGAATTTCATGGCCGGCGACGATCCGGACGACCAGCGCATCGTGCGCCAGATGCAGGGCAAGCGCATTCCCGCCATCGACCGCATCGAAATTTCCGTGATGATCGAAGACCAGTCGCGCTGGCTGTCTTTCCAGAGCGGCGGCACGGACGTGTTCTGGCTCGATGGCCCGCTGGCGCCGAAGGCATTGCTGAACGGCAAGCTGCGTCCCGAACTGGCAGAGAAGGGCGTGCAATTGTCGCGCCTGTTGGATCCGGAAATCAGCTATTACTACTGGAATATGGAAGACCCGACCCTGGGTGGCTTCAGCAAGGAAAAGATCGCCCTGCGCCGCGCTATTGCCATGGCGCACAATATCGATGAAGAAATCCGCATCATCTGGAATGGCCAGGCCAAGCGCCTCGACTATCCGATCCCGCCGGGCGTCGTCGGCTACGATCCCCACTACAAGAGCCTGTTGCAATACGATCCCGTGCTGGCCAATAAATTGCTGGATAAATTCGGCTACAAGAAGGGCGCCGATGGTTGGCGTACCCTGCCTGACGGCAAGCCGCTGCTGATCCGCTACGCCTCGCGCAACGAAGCCAATGGCGTGCTGCAGGCGGAAATGTGGCGCAAGACGTACAACTCGCTGGGCATCCGCATGGAAAACGACCGCATGATCTTTTCCGATATCTTGAAGACGGAAAAGCAGTGCAAGATGCAGACGCGCACGGCGCCATGGCTGGCCGACTATCCGGACGGCGACAACTTCATGCAGCTGTTCTACGGCCCGAACACGCACCAGAACAACAATGGCTGCTACCAGGATCCCGAGTACGATAAATGGTACGCGGCCAGCCAGGCCATGCCGGCCAGCCCCGAGCGTGACGAGCTGTTCCACAAGATGGCGCGCCGCCTGGAAGTGAACGCGGGCGCCCTGATCGGCTATGCGCGCTATCGCAACATGCTGGCGCAAAAGTCGGTGCAAGGCTACAAGAAGCACCCGATCCTGTTCCAGGAATGGGCGTACATGGATATCGACAGCGATGGCGCTCCCGTGGCTAAACCAGCCCCGGCTACTGCTGCCAAATAA
- a CDS encoding TonB-dependent receptor, whose translation MSRSVRLIFSGSVAAVSLGMMAAPAMAQDANVQRVEITGSSIKRATAETASPVQVITRDDLMKSGKATVAEYLQTLTADGAGSLPTGFGNGFAAGSTAISLRGLGATSTLVLLNGRRMAPFARADDGQKSFTDLSTVPMQIVERIEILKDGASSTYGADAIAGVVNIILRKDFEGLTLKGDTGISGDSDAKQHRASLTFGKGNLDTDKFNVVVNAEYTKSDMLMNNERAGRKWIGKADLRPYGYAINTQFAGGYINGNNDANASPAGLIRDPVTNNYVSLPGCSTLSVSSPQDPKGGCLWHHDQFRSMQPKIESINLYTRGTWQVNADTQVYAEAGYSKRDTAFTLIPPSVTPTIAFPPNATSPTGVVNYGSGAGTTIVLAANHPQNPYGVPVRVRYQAFDVGASTRQANNEFNRIVLGVKGNAMGWDYDAGYTHSESKLHLDYSNMLNMAVVKDALGNPNSKYFPYYIGAQASKNPASLYAAMVTNATSDSTTKLDIIDFKASRELMQLPGGAMGLAVGAEHRRDKLDNPSLSGTENGSINSSYVAAKGDSKVSAVFLEVLAPVIKTVELSGALRYDKYDRFSSTTPKLGAKWTPLKTFAVRGTYSEGFRAPGPAESNADSQSTGTSTVSDPVRCPGGTRLPGANASDCELQVAAVKIGDPSLKPEKSKGYTLGLVWDPFNDTSLSLDGWKIKRENEINPLPYNEAAALPTAVRADNNLTINGVVTPNTGTLLITKAPYRNSSYTEIKGIDLDIKQRVRLGDYGRATFGLTWTHIASWVRAESATVRYQFAGTHGNCDTSNCAGTPKDKINLTGSWDLGNWNVSGVLNYRSDMKNILFEGKPCASKLADGTPAPNGCKLASFTTLDLSSRWNVSKQLQLFASINNVTDKIAPLDPLTYGGMSYNPMDASGAIGRYFKLGASYKFF comes from the coding sequence ATGTCCCGCTCCGTACGCCTGATTTTTTCGGGTAGCGTAGCAGCGGTCAGCCTTGGCATGATGGCTGCGCCGGCAATGGCGCAAGACGCCAACGTCCAACGTGTGGAAATTACAGGCTCGAGCATCAAACGAGCCACGGCCGAGACCGCGTCACCGGTACAGGTCATCACCCGCGACGACTTGATGAAATCGGGCAAGGCCACCGTCGCCGAATACCTGCAAACCCTGACCGCCGATGGCGCCGGCTCCCTGCCGACGGGCTTCGGCAACGGCTTTGCCGCCGGTTCCACGGCCATCTCGCTGCGCGGCCTGGGCGCCACCTCGACCCTGGTCTTGCTCAATGGCCGCCGCATGGCGCCGTTCGCGCGGGCAGATGACGGCCAGAAAAGCTTTACCGATCTCTCTACCGTGCCGATGCAGATCGTCGAGCGCATCGAAATTCTCAAGGATGGCGCCTCTTCCACGTATGGCGCGGACGCTATCGCCGGCGTCGTCAATATCATCCTGCGCAAGGACTTCGAAGGCCTGACCCTGAAAGGCGACACGGGCATCTCCGGCGACAGCGACGCCAAGCAGCACCGCGCCTCGCTGACCTTTGGCAAGGGCAACCTGGACACGGATAAATTCAACGTCGTCGTCAATGCCGAATACACCAAATCGGACATGCTGATGAACAATGAGCGGGCCGGGCGAAAATGGATAGGCAAGGCCGACCTGCGCCCGTATGGCTATGCGATCAACACCCAGTTTGCCGGTGGCTACATCAACGGCAACAACGATGCGAATGCCTCGCCAGCGGGCCTGATCCGCGATCCCGTCACCAACAACTATGTTTCGCTACCCGGCTGCTCCACCTTGTCCGTATCTTCGCCGCAAGATCCGAAGGGCGGCTGCCTGTGGCACCATGACCAGTTCCGTTCGATGCAACCGAAGATCGAATCGATCAACCTGTACACGCGCGGCACCTGGCAAGTCAATGCCGACACCCAGGTGTATGCGGAAGCGGGCTACTCGAAGCGCGACACGGCCTTTACCCTGATACCACCATCGGTCACGCCGACCATCGCCTTCCCGCCGAATGCCACCAGCCCGACTGGCGTCGTCAATTACGGCTCCGGCGCCGGCACCACCATTGTGCTGGCCGCGAATCACCCGCAAAATCCGTACGGTGTGCCGGTGCGCGTGCGCTACCAGGCTTTCGACGTGGGCGCCAGCACGCGCCAGGCCAACAATGAGTTCAACCGCATCGTGCTCGGCGTCAAGGGCAACGCCATGGGCTGGGACTACGATGCCGGCTATACGCATTCGGAATCGAAGCTGCACCTCGATTACAGCAACATGCTGAACATGGCCGTCGTCAAGGATGCCCTGGGCAATCCGAACAGCAAATATTTCCCGTACTATATCGGCGCGCAGGCAAGCAAAAATCCCGCCTCGCTGTACGCGGCCATGGTAACCAACGCTACCTCCGACTCCACGACCAAGCTCGACATCATCGACTTCAAAGCCTCGCGCGAACTGATGCAGCTGCCCGGTGGCGCCATGGGCCTGGCCGTGGGTGCGGAACACCGCCGCGACAAGCTCGACAATCCATCTTTGTCGGGCACGGAAAACGGTTCCATCAACTCCAGCTATGTTGCCGCCAAGGGCGACAGCAAGGTCTCGGCCGTGTTCCTGGAAGTGCTGGCGCCCGTGATCAAGACGGTGGAACTGTCGGGCGCCTTGCGCTACGACAAATACGACCGTTTCTCGTCGACCACGCCGAAACTGGGTGCCAAGTGGACGCCGCTGAAAACCTTCGCCGTGCGCGGCACGTATTCGGAAGGCTTCCGCGCACCGGGCCCAGCCGAAAGCAATGCCGATTCACAATCGACGGGCACCTCGACCGTGAGCGATCCCGTGCGCTGCCCTGGCGGCACCCGCTTGCCGGGCGCCAATGCCAGCGACTGTGAACTGCAAGTGGCGGCCGTCAAGATTGGCGACCCTAGCCTGAAGCCGGAAAAATCCAAGGGCTACACCCTGGGCCTCGTGTGGGATCCGTTCAACGATACCAGCCTGTCTCTCGATGGCTGGAAGATCAAGCGTGAAAACGAAATCAATCCGCTGCCGTACAACGAAGCGGCCGCCCTGCCAACCGCCGTCCGCGCCGACAACAACCTGACCATCAATGGCGTCGTCACGCCAAACACGGGCACCTTGCTGATCACCAAGGCACCGTACCGCAACTCCAGCTATACGGAGATCAAGGGCATCGACCTGGACATCAAGCAGCGCGTGCGCCTGGGCGACTACGGCCGCGCCACGTTTGGCCTGACCTGGACCCATATCGCCTCGTGGGTACGCGCCGAGTCGGCCACCGTGCGCTACCAGTTCGCCGGCACGCATGGCAATTGCGATACATCCAACTGCGCCGGCACGCCCAAGGACAAGATCAATCTCACCGGCTCGTGGGACCTGGGTAACTGGAATGTCAGCGGCGTGCTGAACTACCGTTCGGACATGAAGAACATCCTCTTTGAAGGCAAGCCTTGCGCCTCCAA